The window ACCAATTCCCATAAACTGGAGATTGCCACCAAAAAACTCCAACAGTTTCTGGCCTATTTTTTTATAAACCAGTTTACGGCCAAAATTGGTTTTGCATGCGATATTAAGCAGTTTTGAATTCTCAATCTGCGGCAAAACCCGTTTCTTGTAAATCTTCTCCAGGACAAGCGGCACTGCAAAAATAAAGTTCGGTTTTTCCACCTTGCAAAGCTTTTGCAAAATTGCGGGAGTCGGTGTTTTACCCGCATAGGCCACACGGGCTCCACTCAGGAGAGGCAGTATAAACCCGAGGGTAAACTCATAAGTGTGAGACATGGGCAGAATGGAAAGGAAAACACTTCCCACAGGAATTTCCTTCAGCCTTGAACTCGAATAAGCGTTGGAAGTGAGGTTCTTATGAGAGAGCATCACCGCCTTTGAATAACCGGAAGTACCTGAAGTATAGAGGATAGAGGCGATATCGTTCTCTTCGACTACCGGAAAATCCGGTGCCTCATCCAACGCCTTCAGATCATCTGTCGCCTGCTCAAGTAAATCACCAAAACCGATGACATTGATTACTGTCTGCTTGGCAGTCTGCTCATCAAGGGTAATAACCGGCCCGACAAGTTCTTTTCGTAATTCGTATATTTTGTCAATCTGACGAGTAGTGGTAAAAAGGATTTTGACCTCCATTTCATTGAGGATGTGACGAACATCACTCTCAGGAAGGTCAGGGAGTATGGGAACAGCTATCGCACCAAGACGAACTATAGCAAAATAGGCTGTACCCCAGTTATGAGAATTTTCGGCCAGGATGGCCAGTCGATCACCTTTCTTGACACCCTCTTTCTGCAGACGACAGGCAAGAGCCATTACATTCTGATGAAACTCGTTATACGTAAGAGCCCTCTCAAGCGCCATCCCTATGGCTGGATTGTCTCCGAACTTGGCGCGGCTTGAATCGAGGATGTAATTGAGTGTCATCCGAACATCAGCTTCAACCACCATATATTCACCTCTGCGTAGTAGGTTTTGCAGCTTCAGACAACAGCGTAGAAACATCTACATACTATTGCATTCTGTGGTAATTATCGGCAAGGATATTACACAAAGTATGAGTGGTGGTCAATGGTGAAGAGAGAGCCTGTTTGCCGCAACCCCTGTATCTACTAGGAGAAGTCGCTTGACAAGGCTCTTGCGCTTTACTACAACAGTAGCACAATATTGACATGACTTCGCGCCCGAGATATCCCCTGCAGCACTTACTTATATGACCCATATTTTCGTTTCCACCATCCTGAATCACACTCTTCGCTCATCACTCTCCATGGTGATGTGTCTCACAATTTTTGCATTCTTTTCCCTGAACACTCCTCTGGTCGCCAGCGCTGCAGATTTGCCCGTTCTGGGAAGCCAGGGTAATATAGCCAAAGTTAAACGTTTCCCGGATGAGCTGAGTGAACTTCCGGTCTCCGTAAACACCCTGAACCGTATCTCAGCCCGCAGTGCAATTGTCATTGATGCACAAAATGACAGAGTACTCTTCGCCAAAGACCCCGATAACCCACGGCAACCTGCAAGCACCATCAAGGTACTCACCGGCACAATCGCCCTCAAATCCATGACCGGCGATGAGTCGATCCCGGTAAGCCGGGAGGCAGCCTCCCGGCCCAGCTCCAAGATGTATCTTGACCCCAATAAGGAGTATCGCGCAGATGAATTGATTACCGCGGTACTGCTCGCCTCATCCAACGACGCCAGCGTTGCCCTGGCCGAGATGCTGGCCGGAAGCGAAGAGGAATTTGCCAGGATCATGACCCTGCAGGCTGAACATTGGGGCGCCACCAACACCGATATAAAAACAGCCACCGGCCTGACCGCCAAGGGCCAAACCAGCACAGCCAGAGATCTGGCCCTGATTTTCCGGGAAGCCATGCAATATCCAGAGTTCGTTGCCAGAATTAAAATGCGGTCGATGAAAACCGACGAAGGTAATACCCTCTACAATCACAATAAGGCTTTATGGCAGATTGATGGTACCGAAGGCGGCAAAACCGGCTACACCAACGCCGCGCGCCAGACCTACGTCGGACAGTTTACCAGGGACGGCAATACTATAATCGTTGCTGTTATGGGTAGTGAGACCATGTGGAACGATGTTAAATTCCTGGTGCAATACGGCTTTGGCCAGTATCGCTATATTTCACCCCATGAAGCTGAGCTTCATTCAGGCGACGAGACACTCCCCCAGGCTGACCACTGATATTGCTCGCGTAACTAACGTTTCTTCGCCTGGACCAACGGTTGAATGTTTTCAACTGTAAGCGTCACCGCACCATAATCCTCTTCCACCAGCCCGGTCAGGATATAGGCCCGTCCGCTCTGCAGCAGATGGGCTGCGCGCTTATAAACTTTTGGGAAAAAAGTAGTCTCCTGAATCCCCGTCTCATCTTCGAAGGTTAAGAATTCCATAGCTTCGCCGGTTTTGGTCGAGACGATCTTCCCGGTGAGCAACCAGCCCACACAGCGGATGCGCCGCCCCACATGAGCCGCGACCTCCTCCATTTTCACTACGCCCTGCGGTGCCCTGCCCATAAAGGTAATGGGGTGATGTCGACAGAGAAATCCAAGTAGTTCATATTCACGTCGCATCTGACTCCCCAGGTCCGGCGGTTGCAGAGCCGGTGGCGGCGGCAATTGCACCGGAAAAAGAGAGCTGGTCCTACTGAGAACCCTGCTTCTCTGGAAAGCCGCCCACTGCCAGAGCAATGCCGTCCTGTTGAGTTGCGGATCGAGGCTATCCATCGCCCCGGCATGAATCAACGCTCTCCCCTCATCTTCTGCAGGTACCACCCGGTTCCAAAAATCAAGAGGACTGCTAAAATCCCCTTTGTTTCTCTCAACAAGGAGTCTGGTCACCAATTTGTCAGATAGTCCATGGATCGCCTGCAGCCCCACCCGTATCTTCGTGCTGTTTCCCTGCCAGCGATACCTGCTGTGATTGACATCGGGATGCAAAATCTCCAAACCAAGTCGCTTAGCTTCGGAGACATAGGCCATAGTTGAGTAATAACCACCCTGGTTTGAGATCACTGCAGCCATGAACTCCGCCGGATGGTGATGTTTCAGGTACGCTGCCTGATATGAGACACGGGCATAAGAAGCTGAATGCGGCTTGCAAAACGAGTAGCCGGAAAAGCTCATGATCATCTCCCAGACCTGGTCGATATCCTTTTCCGCAATATCCCGCTCACGGCAGCCGCTGTAAAACCGCTCCCGATAATCGTGCAACCGAAGCTCCTTATCCTTTTTGGACATGACCTTTCGCAAACCGTCCGCCCGCGCATGACTGAAGCCCGCCAAGGCCACAGCGACCCTCGAAACATCCTCCTGATAGACCATCAGCCCGAACGTCTCATCCAGCACATCTCCCACCAGCGGATGCAAGGGTTGCCAGGCGCCACCATGCAGTCTGCGTACATATTCCCGAACAAAATCATTGGCCGCCGGCCTGATAATCGATGACTGGATAACCAACTGCTCAAAGTCACCAGTCGCGGCTTTCTGCTGCAACAGGCGCATGGCCGGGCTTTCGATATAAAAGCAACCCATGGTGGTGCCACGAGCCACACCGCTTCTGGTACGCACATCATCTTCAGGATTCCAGGTCATCTCATCAAGTTCGATACCACCTTCAGAGACCGACTGAACCGCATCACGAATAACACCGAGACTACGATTGCCCAGGATGTCGATCTTCACCAGACCAGCCTCTTCGGTGGAGTCCTTCTCCCACTGGATGATCGGCACACCTTTGGCTGCATACTGTACCGGTACATATTCGTTTATCGGCTTCGGAGTAATCACCACCCCGCCGGGATGCACCGAGAGATAGCGCGGCAAACCGACCAACTGCCCGGCAAGACTAAAAATCTCGGGCCAGGGATCGCTGAAATCCTGATCTTTTAGAGAGGGTAACGTACGGATACGCTCAATGATTGTATCTTCATTGCCCCCGTGCAGCCAGTGCAGCCGTTTGGTGAGTCGGGAGATCTCATAGCCCGGCATGCCGAAAGCCTTAGCCGTTTCTCGAATGGCCATGCGAGGCTGAAAAAAGATATGGTTGCAGACCATAGCGGAGTAACCGCTAAAATCACTCAACACCTCGTTAAGCACCTCATCCCGCTCATCCCAGGAAAAATCCACATCGATATCGGGCGGATCACTTCTGCCCGGGTTGAGAAAACGCTCAAAATAGAGATTGTACTTCAACGGACAAACATTGGTGATCTCGAGGCAGTAGGCCACCAGCGAAGCAGCACCAGAGCCACGACCACAGATCCGGCGTTTTTTTCTGGTACCGTCCGGTCCTTTCCGATGGACAATATCGCGCACAACCAGGAAATAGGAAGAAAACCCCATCTCCTCTATCACCTTCAGCTCATGTTCCAGTCTTTCCACCACCGGTTCACCAAGGTCATCACCGTAACGAAGCCGGGCTCCCAGATAGGTTCGTGCCCGTAGTACAGTGGCAGCATCTCCAAGCTCCGGCTCACGCCAGGGCGGCATGACAATACCGAATTCCGGACCGGTAAAACGACAGCGGTCTGCCAGGACCTCTGTCGCCGTCAATACCTCCGGCCAGATACCAAAGCGCTGCCGATACTTTTCAACAGGTTCAAGGGCTGAGACATTTTCCAGGGACTCGAGTTGCTCCAATCGGCTCATACTGGTATTGGCGGCGATGGCCCGCAACAGCTGATAGAGCTGCCGCTCACCTTCATGCGCCAGACTGCTTTCCGCAGTTATTACCGCCGGGACACCTGCACCATTTGCCCACTGCCGCAGCATGCGAGCCTGCTCTGTCGGCCTGGGGCCCAGATCAGCTGCCACTTCGACATTACGGTTCCGCAACTCATCCAGCAGACCGATATCACGCCCCAATATCAGCAAACCTGCACCAGCCCCGGGCAGTGCATCTTCAAAACAAAATTTTTTATTGCAATGACGACTGGTTATCAGCTTGCAGAGATTACTGTAGCCGGTATTGTTCTCCACCAGACAAACCACCAGCCTCTCACTGTCGGGTTCTGAAAGCTCCACCCCCACAATTGGCCTGAGCCCCTGCAGCTTTGCGCTTTTCAAAAAATTCCATAATCCGTAGAGATTATCGCGATCGGTAATGGCAAGGCCGCTATAGCCAAACCGCACTGCGAGTTCACAGAGAGTCTCAGGCATAGCGGTCGCCAGGGAAAGTGAATATGACGAGCGAACCCGCAGGCAAAACATAGCTACCTCTTGAATATGGCGTTAGGAGGGTGGAGATTAATTAATTAGAAGTTAGAAGTCAGAAGCTAGAAGCTGGTGGCTGGGAGATTGAAGATAGAAAGAGAAAGACACATTCCGCGCCCTTCCCCTCTCACCTCTCACCTCTAATCAACAGATTCAGACAGCGAGACGCTCCACAGCCGGATTGGTCTGCCGGGCACCGCCGATGTTGATGAGACTGTGGCCAAACCGCGCCCGAATGGTATCCATAGCGCTGAGTACTTTTTCCTGACTCCGTTCTTTAACCGTGGTCTCCGGAAAAAGTGACAGTTGCGGAGACTGACGATGCAGCCGGTCACAGACAAGGCGCACACTGCGCAAGCGAGTACGACGTATCCATGCCCTCTTGAGCGCCAGCATAGCCAGTTGCCTTAACCCGAAATCACTGGAACTCCCCTGCTTCAGCGTTGCCTGTCGCACCACATGGCTTCCGTCTGAATAATGAATCCAGACCCCTATCCTCCTGGCGACCTGCCGACGATGGCGCAAGGTTACAGCGGCCCGACTCACCAGATTGCCGACAATGCTCTCTACTTCCTGCTGATCGTTGGTATCAGTGGCGAAAAGATGTTCATGATCAATGGGGGCGGACTGCTGAGGGCCTCCCATAACCAGGCTGTTGTCCTGGCCATGGCTTGCCTGGTGAAGAAACTCACAGCGGCTGCCGAAAGGTACCATCAGCTGCGAGCGACTCAACTCCGCCAACTGGCCGATAGTGGAAATATGAAATTCATGAAGACGACTCAACTCCTTTCCCTGTAAACCGGGCAGCAGGGACAGGGAAAGCGGCGCCAGGAACTCCTGCTCTTCACCGGTCGCCACGATGTATTCCCCCACCGGCTTCACCAATCGTGAAGATACCTTGGCCACCAACTTGTTCGAAGCGAGTGTCCAGATGGGATTAATCCCCAGACCATCACGTACCTCACGGCGAACCCGCCAGCCAACATCGGGTGGCGGCCCGAACAACCGGTGCGTGCCGGTAAGATCAACAAAGAGATGGCCATCCTCCAGACCGTGTTCAATCAACGGCGAGTAACTCTGCACCCGTTTCAAAAAGGTGCCCATGGCCTTGCGATAGAGATCAGTGCGAGGCTGCACAACCTTCGAACCACGACAGAGACGGCTTGCCAGATTGAGTGCCATGCCTTTTCTGACCCCGCACTGGTACGCCTCTTCACTCATGTCATACACCACAGCCC of the Desulfosediminicola ganghwensis genome contains:
- a CDS encoding AMP-binding protein: MVVEADVRMTLNYILDSSRAKFGDNPAIGMALERALTYNEFHQNVMALACRLQKEGVKKGDRLAILAENSHNWGTAYFAIVRLGAIAVPILPDLPESDVRHILNEMEVKILFTTTRQIDKIYELRKELVGPVITLDEQTAKQTVINVIGFGDLLEQATDDLKALDEAPDFPVVEENDIASILYTSGTSGYSKAVMLSHKNLTSNAYSSSRLKEIPVGSVFLSILPMSHTYEFTLGFILPLLSGARVAYAGKTPTPAILQKLCKVEKPNFIFAVPLVLEKIYKKRVLPQIENSKLLNIACKTNFGRKLVYKKIGQKLLEFFGGNLQFMGIGGAALNPEVEDFLHDAEFPFLIGYGLTEAAPLLAGGPFGDATIAPGSTGKPLFGVEVKIVDPDPVTGVGEILATGPNVMKGYYGDQEATDEVLSSDGWLATGDLGFVDEEGNLHVRGRSKNVIVMANGENVYPEAIEHKINCFPLVVESLVLESGGQLEAWVYPDYELIDEETKGKGRGERREFIETRLEEMRNQLNTQLSSASRIARVFERREPFIKTATHKIKRYLYSEGTSLL
- a CDS encoding D-alanyl-D-alanine carboxypeptidase family protein — translated: MTHIFVSTILNHTLRSSLSMVMCLTIFAFFSLNTPLVASAADLPVLGSQGNIAKVKRFPDELSELPVSVNTLNRISARSAIVIDAQNDRVLFAKDPDNPRQPASTIKVLTGTIALKSMTGDESIPVSREAASRPSSKMYLDPNKEYRADELITAVLLASSNDASVALAEMLAGSEEEFARIMTLQAEHWGATNTDIKTATGLTAKGQTSTARDLALIFREAMQYPEFVARIKMRSMKTDEGNTLYNHNKALWQIDGTEGGKTGYTNAARQTYVGQFTRDGNTIIVAVMGSETMWNDVKFLVQYGFGQYRYISPHEAELHSGDETLPQADH
- a CDS encoding DNA polymerase III subunit alpha, whose translation is MFCLRVRSSYSLSLATAMPETLCELAVRFGYSGLAITDRDNLYGLWNFLKSAKLQGLRPIVGVELSEPDSERLVVCLVENNTGYSNLCKLITSRHCNKKFCFEDALPGAGAGLLILGRDIGLLDELRNRNVEVAADLGPRPTEQARMLRQWANGAGVPAVITAESSLAHEGERQLYQLLRAIAANTSMSRLEQLESLENVSALEPVEKYRQRFGIWPEVLTATEVLADRCRFTGPEFGIVMPPWREPELGDAATVLRARTYLGARLRYGDDLGEPVVERLEHELKVIEEMGFSSYFLVVRDIVHRKGPDGTRKKRRICGRGSGAASLVAYCLEITNVCPLKYNLYFERFLNPGRSDPPDIDVDFSWDERDEVLNEVLSDFSGYSAMVCNHIFFQPRMAIRETAKAFGMPGYEISRLTKRLHWLHGGNEDTIIERIRTLPSLKDQDFSDPWPEIFSLAGQLVGLPRYLSVHPGGVVITPKPINEYVPVQYAAKGVPIIQWEKDSTEEAGLVKIDILGNRSLGVIRDAVQSVSEGGIELDEMTWNPEDDVRTRSGVARGTTMGCFYIESPAMRLLQQKAATGDFEQLVIQSSIIRPAANDFVREYVRRLHGGAWQPLHPLVGDVLDETFGLMVYQEDVSRVAVALAGFSHARADGLRKVMSKKDKELRLHDYRERFYSGCRERDIAEKDIDQVWEMIMSFSGYSFCKPHSASYARVSYQAAYLKHHHPAEFMAAVISNQGGYYSTMAYVSEAKRLGLEILHPDVNHSRYRWQGNSTKIRVGLQAIHGLSDKLVTRLLVERNKGDFSSPLDFWNRVVPAEDEGRALIHAGAMDSLDPQLNRTALLWQWAAFQRSRVLSRTSSLFPVQLPPPPALQPPDLGSQMRREYELLGFLCRHHPITFMGRAPQGVVKMEEVAAHVGRRIRCVGWLLTGKIVSTKTGEAMEFLTFEDETGIQETTFFPKVYKRAAHLLQSGRAYILTGLVEEDYGAVTLTVENIQPLVQAKKR
- a CDS encoding DNA polymerase Y family protein — its product is MERSILHFNVADFAVAVERVADITLRSKPLIVAPLGAARAVVYDMSEEAYQCGVRKGMALNLASRLCRGSKVVQPRTDLYRKAMGTFLKRVQSYSPLIEHGLEDGHLFVDLTGTHRLFGPPPDVGWRVRREVRDGLGINPIWTLASNKLVAKVSSRLVKPVGEYIVATGEEQEFLAPLSLSLLPGLQGKELSRLHEFHISTIGQLAELSRSQLMVPFGSRCEFLHQASHGQDNSLVMGGPQQSAPIDHEHLFATDTNDQQEVESIVGNLVSRAAVTLRHRRQVARRIGVWIHYSDGSHVVRQATLKQGSSSDFGLRQLAMLALKRAWIRRTRLRSVRLVCDRLHRQSPQLSLFPETTVKERSQEKVLSAMDTIRARFGHSLINIGGARQTNPAVERLAV